CAGAGATACTGACCGCGGCTGAGAAGCTGCGCGAGCTGGGTCCGGCCGTCAGCATTTTCGGCAGCGCGCGCGTCAGCCGGGAATCGCCGTATTACGCGCAGGCCGAGGCCTTGTCGGCCGCGTTGGCGCAAGCCGGCTTCGCCATCATCGCGGGCGGCGGGCCGGGCATCATGGAGGCCGCCAACAAGGGCGCATTCGAAACCGGCGGGACCAGCGTCGGGCTGAACATCGTGCTTCCGCACGAAGCCAACAATAACGAGTACCAGACCATCAGCCTGATGTTCGAATACTTCTATGCCCGCAAGGCCACGTTCTTCATGCACAGCTTCGCCTACGTGGCGTTGCCCGGCGGCTTCGGCACACTGGATGAGCTGTTCGAAGCGCTGACGCTGGTCCAGACTGGGAAGGTGCCGCCGGCGCCCATCGTGCTCATGGGCAAGGATTACTGGCACGGCGCGGTCGACTGGCTGGCCAAGACCGTATTGAGCAACGGCATGATAGGCGC
Above is a genomic segment from Bordetella genomosp. 11 containing:
- a CDS encoding TIGR00730 family Rossman fold protein, encoding MSEILTAAEKLRELGPAVSIFGSARVSRESPYYAQAEALSAALAQAGFAIIAGGGPGIMEAANKGAFETGGTSVGLNIVLPHEANNNEYQTISLMFEYFYARKATFFMHSFAYVALPGGFGTLDELFEALTLVQTGKVPPAPIVLMGKDYWHGAVDWLAKTVLSNGMIGAHDLELFIVEDDPKVVVSRIIDFHMRYLSPEQYAPSLPA